In Haloarchaeobius litoreus, the following are encoded in one genomic region:
- a CDS encoding ABC transporter ATP-binding protein, with translation MAAIETNALTKRFGDVLAVDELDLTVREGEIFGFLGPNGAGKSTTINMLLDFHRPSSGSATVLGFDAQEEIAEIRKRVGVLPEGLELYDRITAREHLELCVEMKDAADEPMDVLERVGLSEEADRKAGGFSTGMSQRLALGMALVGDPDLIILDEPSSGLDPNGIQHMRELLRDEAADGTTVFFSSHILSEVEAVCDRVGIMSKGELVTVDTIDNLRERSGDAGEVELTVETVPDDLGLQVMDDVSDVEVDGDEIRAYCRNGTAKMNVIRHVDRTTTITNVVATETSLEELFNKYTGGGRDGLDEDARELAEDRKHPQEVAR, from the coding sequence ATGGCAGCTATCGAAACGAACGCCCTGACGAAACGATTCGGCGACGTCCTCGCCGTCGACGAGCTGGACCTCACGGTCCGGGAGGGGGAGATATTCGGCTTCCTCGGCCCGAACGGTGCCGGCAAGTCGACGACCATCAACATGTTGCTCGACTTCCACCGTCCCTCCAGCGGCTCGGCGACCGTCCTCGGCTTCGACGCCCAGGAGGAGATCGCCGAGATACGCAAGCGCGTCGGCGTCCTCCCCGAAGGTCTCGAACTGTACGACCGGATCACCGCCCGCGAGCACCTCGAACTCTGCGTCGAGATGAAGGACGCAGCGGACGAGCCGATGGACGTGCTCGAACGCGTCGGCCTCAGCGAGGAGGCCGACCGGAAGGCCGGCGGCTTCTCGACCGGGATGTCCCAGCGCCTCGCGCTCGGGATGGCACTCGTCGGCGACCCGGACCTCATCATCCTCGACGAGCCCTCCTCCGGGCTGGACCCGAACGGCATCCAGCACATGCGCGAACTCCTCCGCGACGAGGCCGCCGACGGCACGACCGTCTTCTTCTCCTCGCACATCCTGAGCGAGGTCGAGGCGGTCTGTGACCGCGTCGGCATCATGAGCAAGGGTGAGCTCGTCACGGTCGACACCATCGACAACCTGCGCGAGCGCTCCGGCGACGCCGGCGAGGTCGAACTCACCGTCGAGACGGTGCCCGACGACCTCGGCCTGCAGGTGATGGACGACGTGAGCGACGTCGAGGTGGACGGCGACGAGATCCGCGCCTACTGTCGCAACGGCACAGCGAAGATGAACGTCATCCGGCACGTCGACCGCACGACGACCATCACGAACGTCGTCGCCACCGAGACCTCGCTGGAGGAGCTGTTCAACAAGTACACCGGCGGCGGCCGCGACGGCCTCGACGAGGACGCCCGCGAGCTCGCCGAGGACCGGAAGCACCCCCAGGAGGTGGCCCGATGA
- a CDS encoding ArsR/SmtB family transcription factor — protein MSDEVLVDVAGLLEDEYAREILINTSSEPMSATELAERCDASPPTIYRRIDRLREHDLVESEQELDPDGHHYEVFVANLQRVTIELGDDGFEVDIERQTDPADRFTSLFEELR, from the coding sequence ATGAGTGATGAGGTGCTCGTGGACGTCGCGGGGCTGCTCGAGGACGAGTACGCCCGGGAGATCCTCATCAACACGAGCTCCGAACCCATGTCCGCGACGGAGCTGGCGGAGCGCTGCGACGCGTCTCCCCCGACCATCTACCGGCGCATCGACCGGCTCCGCGAGCACGACCTCGTCGAGTCCGAACAGGAACTCGACCCCGACGGCCACCACTACGAGGTGTTCGTCGCCAACCTCCAGCGGGTGACCATCGAGCTCGGGGACGACGGCTTCGAGGTAGATATCGAGCGACAGACCGACCCGGCGGACCGGTTCACCAGCCTGTTCGAGGAGTTGAGATAG
- a CDS encoding S66 family peptidase, with the protein MQEFVTPPPVERGDSVAVVAPASNAPPELSHVYELGLERMRETFDLVPVEYPTATKDPEWLADHPEERAQDVMDAFADPDVSAVVANIGGNDQLRILPHLDPEVLRENPTRFYGWSDNTNLACYLWNQGIVSYYGGSTLLEYAMDGEMFDYSVEYIGRALFEESIGEWEPADCFTDQPGDWEDPRSLDYHRDIEPSDGRTWVGAEEPAEGRIWGGCFEVLDQWFIHDEWLPEPEELEGCVLALETSEALPHPGIVKGWLQALGEAGYLERFDAVLVGRATARNHTPAGDTPAHERAEFRDQHRQVVESVIGTYNPDAPVVMDCEFGHTYPTCPLPIGGEVRVDPAAETLTLQ; encoded by the coding sequence ATGCAGGAGTTCGTCACGCCGCCGCCCGTCGAACGAGGAGACTCGGTGGCCGTGGTCGCACCGGCGTCGAACGCACCGCCCGAGCTCTCGCACGTCTACGAGCTCGGGCTCGAACGGATGCGTGAGACCTTCGACCTCGTACCCGTCGAGTATCCCACCGCGACGAAGGACCCGGAGTGGCTCGCCGACCACCCCGAGGAGCGCGCACAGGACGTGATGGACGCGTTCGCGGACCCCGACGTCTCGGCGGTCGTCGCCAACATCGGCGGGAACGACCAGCTTCGAATCCTCCCCCACCTCGACCCCGAGGTCCTCCGCGAGAACCCGACCCGGTTCTACGGCTGGTCGGACAACACGAACCTCGCGTGCTACCTCTGGAACCAGGGCATCGTCTCGTACTACGGCGGGTCCACGCTGCTGGAGTACGCGATGGACGGCGAGATGTTCGACTACTCGGTCGAGTACATCGGTCGCGCGCTGTTCGAGGAGTCGATCGGCGAGTGGGAGCCGGCCGACTGCTTCACGGACCAGCCCGGCGACTGGGAGGACCCCCGGAGCCTCGACTACCACCGCGACATCGAGCCATCGGACGGCCGTACCTGGGTCGGTGCGGAGGAACCTGCCGAGGGTCGCATCTGGGGCGGCTGCTTCGAGGTGCTCGACCAGTGGTTCATCCACGACGAGTGGCTGCCCGAGCCCGAAGAGCTGGAGGGCTGCGTGCTCGCGCTGGAGACCAGCGAGGCGCTCCCCCACCCCGGTATCGTCAAGGGCTGGCTCCAGGCGCTCGGGGAGGCGGGCTACCTCGAACGGTTCGACGCCGTGCTCGTCGGTCGGGCGACGGCCCGGAACCACACGCCAGCGGGCGACACCCCGGCCCACGAACGTGCGGAGTTCCGCGACCAGCACCGGCAGGTCGTCGAGTCCGTCATCGGGACGTACAACCCGGACGCGCCGGTCGTGATGGACTGCGAGTTCGGCCACACCTACCCGACCTGCCCGCTCCCCATCGGCGGCGAGGTCCGGGTCGATCCCGCGGCGGAGACGCTGACGCTCCAGTAG
- a CDS encoding DUF7521 family protein — translation MDPLLVRAAVAAVGVVVSLLVVYQAYRGYLRNGSRAMRALAVGIALLGTVHFLLLLPGGTSPELDIGLSILRQLVDVVGLAVVFYALTRA, via the coding sequence ATGGACCCGCTCCTCGTGCGCGCGGCGGTCGCGGCCGTCGGCGTCGTCGTCAGCCTGCTCGTCGTCTACCAGGCGTACCGTGGCTACCTCCGGAACGGGAGTCGCGCGATGCGCGCACTCGCCGTCGGCATCGCGCTGCTGGGCACCGTGCACTTCCTGCTGCTCCTGCCCGGTGGCACCTCGCCGGAGCTCGACATCGGGCTCTCCATCCTCCGACAGCTGGTCGACGTCGTGGGTCTCGCCGTCGTGTTCTACGCGCTGACCCGGGCCTGA
- a CDS encoding ABC transporter permease: MSLQAVVKKDFLDVRRAKLVWGVGLLYTLFAVLSFWGTGSNPNSEIYNALFSMAGIAVLIIPLVALVAAYLSVAGERESGNLKFLLSYPNSRRDVVLGKFIARSAIVVAAIVFAFLVGLAMAMYYFPTVEFVDYVGFVAITLVYALSYVAIAVGISAATSTRSRAMGAAIGSWFVLNVFWNFLPIQPATVIEFLADKLGTSVSQNFKDLVWVLSPTGSYFNALSLVFPDRITGGQGGAAATDPFYLQPEFMFVILAFWIVVPLALGYWRFERADLG, translated from the coding sequence ATGAGCCTCCAGGCGGTCGTCAAGAAGGACTTCCTCGACGTGCGCCGGGCGAAGCTCGTCTGGGGCGTCGGCCTGCTGTACACGCTCTTTGCCGTGCTCTCGTTCTGGGGCACCGGCTCGAACCCGAACAGCGAGATATACAACGCGCTGTTCTCGATGGCGGGTATCGCCGTCCTCATCATTCCGCTGGTAGCGCTGGTCGCCGCGTACCTGTCGGTCGCCGGCGAGCGCGAGTCCGGGAACCTGAAGTTCCTGCTCTCGTACCCGAACAGCCGCCGTGACGTGGTGCTCGGGAAGTTCATCGCGCGGTCGGCCATCGTGGTCGCCGCCATCGTCTTCGCGTTCCTCGTCGGCCTCGCGATGGCGATGTACTACTTCCCGACGGTCGAGTTCGTCGACTACGTCGGCTTCGTCGCCATCACGCTCGTCTACGCGCTGAGCTACGTCGCCATCGCGGTCGGCATCTCGGCCGCGACGAGCACCCGGTCCCGTGCGATGGGGGCGGCCATCGGCTCGTGGTTCGTGCTCAACGTGTTCTGGAACTTCCTGCCCATCCAGCCGGCGACGGTCATCGAGTTCCTCGCGGACAAGCTCGGCACCAGCGTCTCGCAGAACTTCAAGGACCTCGTCTGGGTGCTGAGCCCGACCGGCTCGTACTTCAACGCGCTCTCGCTCGTCTTCCCCGACCGCATCACCGGCGGCCAGGGGGGCGCTGCGGCCACCGACCCGTTCTACCTCCAGCCCGAGTTCATGTTCGTCATCCTCGCGTTCTGGATCGTCGTCCCGCTCGCGCTGGGCTACTGGCGGTTCGAGCGCGCCGACCTCGGCTGA
- a CDS encoding DUF7521 family protein — MQGVTTTGGPTVLVLALFVGVFASIALASVIAYRAYRGYQRTHSTRLLALSAGLFTLVAVPKVLNLALSTLRYPADTTSTVAATARLAGLCIVLYAIYAGD; from the coding sequence ATGCAAGGCGTCACCACCACCGGCGGGCCGACGGTACTCGTCCTGGCGCTGTTCGTCGGCGTCTTCGCCTCGATCGCGCTGGCGAGCGTCATCGCCTATCGGGCCTACCGCGGCTACCAGCGCACCCACAGCACCCGTCTCCTCGCGCTCAGCGCCGGGCTGTTCACCCTCGTCGCGGTTCCGAAGGTGCTGAACCTCGCGCTGTCGACGCTCCGGTACCCGGCCGACACGACGAGCACGGTCGCCGCGACGGCGCGTCTCGCGGGTCTCTGCATCGTGCTGTACGCCATCTACGCGGGTGACTGA
- a CDS encoding proline racemase family protein, giving the protein MDATSLGWTPPDDWRRVETLDTHTGGEPLRIVLDGIPPLEGETLLAKRRYVRDELDDYRRALMHEPRGHADMYGAILTEPTDERADLGVLFTHNEGYSTMCGHGIVALGVAFVEAGPFEPGDDIVFETPAGLVTATTAGGRDADGRPRVEHVAFQNVPAFVYARDRTVDVPGVGEVGYDVAFGGAFYAYVEASDAGVGLGTGDAPELVDAGRRIKRAVADDLDIVHPTEEDLSFLYGTIFVDDDPDSDADSRNVCVFADGEVDRCPTGTGVSGRLALLAADDTVGPGERFTVESIVDSRFTGWYDEETEFEGYDAVVPTVQGSAHITGRNTFVVDPDDPFPAGFFLR; this is encoded by the coding sequence ATGGACGCCACATCGCTCGGCTGGACCCCGCCCGACGACTGGCGACGGGTGGAGACGCTCGACACGCACACCGGCGGCGAACCGCTCCGCATCGTGCTCGACGGCATCCCGCCGCTGGAGGGCGAGACGCTGCTGGCGAAGCGCCGGTACGTGCGCGACGAACTCGACGACTACCGCCGCGCACTGATGCACGAACCGCGCGGCCACGCCGACATGTACGGCGCGATTCTCACGGAGCCGACCGACGAGCGCGCCGACCTGGGCGTGCTGTTCACCCACAACGAGGGCTACAGCACGATGTGCGGGCACGGGATTGTCGCGCTCGGTGTCGCGTTCGTCGAGGCCGGCCCGTTCGAGCCCGGCGACGATATCGTCTTCGAGACGCCCGCCGGGCTGGTGACGGCGACGACCGCAGGCGGGCGGGACGCCGACGGTCGGCCCCGCGTCGAGCACGTCGCCTTCCAGAACGTCCCGGCGTTCGTCTACGCCCGGGACCGGACCGTCGACGTGCCCGGTGTGGGCGAGGTCGGCTACGACGTCGCGTTCGGCGGCGCGTTCTACGCGTACGTCGAGGCGTCCGACGCGGGAGTCGGGCTCGGAACCGGGGACGCCCCGGAACTCGTCGATGCTGGCCGGCGGATCAAGCGGGCCGTGGCGGACGACCTCGACATCGTCCACCCGACGGAGGAGGACCTCTCCTTCCTCTACGGCACCATCTTCGTCGACGACGACCCGGACTCGGACGCCGACAGCCGGAACGTCTGCGTCTTCGCCGACGGCGAGGTCGACCGCTGCCCGACGGGGACGGGCGTGAGCGGTCGGCTCGCACTCCTCGCAGCCGACGACACGGTCGGACCGGGCGAGCGGTTCACGGTCGAGAGCATCGTCGACTCGCGGTTCACCGGCTGGTACGACGAGGAGACCGAGTTCGAGGGGTACGACGCGGTCGTCCCAACGGTGCAGGGGAGCGCGCACATCACGGGCAGGAACACGTTCGTGGTCGACCCCGACGACCCGTTCCCGGCGGGGTTCTTCCTGCGATAG
- a CDS encoding TraB/GumN family protein has protein sequence MSDSAAPPAPEPPDPPGDGEGSVTVLGTAHVSERSVEEVRETIADERPDVVAVELDEDRYRQMRGETPDDIEPRDLLEGNTVFQFIAYWMLSYVQTRMGEKFDIEPGADMLAAVEAAEEHGLGVSLVDRDIQVTIQRFWRRMTALEKVKMMSGLIFGVADALVVGVTAGLFLGLFLGPLAGFAVPALFGVGTTTIQSVAGGSLVGLLAGYLLWEGSIRTMREDQSIALGAIGGLTVGAGVAASGVTAPYVATVLGGGLGVAFAAGILGGILAGIGLGAVFGLLLAVAGYDADEVEEYEEFDIDDLTDGDVVTAMMEEFRRFSPGGAQALIDERDAYIAHNLVTLRNQGYSVVAVVGAGHREGIERFLANPETLPPMESLRGTEKKRRFSVFKAFVYLLTVGYIAFFFLLVMAGVNDLFLLKLFAAWFLYNGIFAFGLAKLAGARWTSAGVGGAIAWLTSLNPVLAPGWFAGYMELRHDPVNVGDIATLNEILSDEESPLLDVVRRMFDVPLFKLIMVVAATNIGSVIASFSFPVVVLPWLAPDEIDTVDELMAVLLRGAENSLDVIVGLL, from the coding sequence ATGAGTGATTCAGCCGCCCCTCCGGCACCCGAACCGCCCGACCCGCCGGGCGACGGCGAGGGCTCGGTCACCGTGCTCGGGACGGCCCACGTGTCAGAGCGAAGCGTCGAGGAGGTGCGCGAGACCATCGCGGACGAGCGACCGGACGTCGTCGCCGTCGAGCTCGACGAGGACCGGTACCGGCAGATGCGCGGGGAGACCCCCGACGACATCGAGCCTCGCGACCTGCTCGAGGGCAACACCGTCTTCCAGTTCATCGCGTACTGGATGCTCTCGTACGTCCAGACCCGCATGGGCGAGAAGTTCGACATCGAACCCGGCGCGGACATGCTCGCGGCCGTCGAGGCCGCCGAGGAGCACGGCCTCGGCGTCTCGCTGGTCGACCGCGACATCCAGGTGACCATCCAGCGGTTCTGGCGTCGGATGACGGCACTGGAGAAGGTGAAGATGATGTCGGGGCTCATCTTCGGCGTCGCCGACGCGCTCGTCGTCGGCGTCACGGCCGGCCTGTTCCTGGGGCTGTTCCTCGGCCCACTCGCCGGGTTCGCCGTCCCCGCGCTGTTCGGCGTCGGCACGACGACCATCCAGTCCGTCGCCGGCGGGAGTCTCGTCGGCCTCCTCGCCGGCTACCTGCTCTGGGAGGGCAGTATCCGGACGATGCGCGAGGACCAGTCCATCGCACTCGGTGCCATCGGCGGTCTGACCGTCGGTGCCGGCGTCGCCGCCAGCGGCGTCACCGCGCCGTACGTGGCGACCGTCCTCGGCGGCGGGCTCGGCGTCGCCTTCGCGGCCGGCATCCTCGGTGGTATCCTCGCCGGCATCGGTCTCGGAGCCGTCTTCGGGCTCCTGCTCGCCGTCGCGGGCTACGACGCCGACGAGGTCGAGGAGTACGAGGAGTTCGACATCGACGACCTCACCGACGGCGACGTGGTCACGGCGATGATGGAGGAGTTCCGCCGGTTCTCCCCCGGTGGCGCGCAGGCGCTCATCGACGAGCGCGACGCCTACATCGCCCACAACCTCGTCACGCTCCGGAATCAGGGCTACTCGGTCGTCGCGGTCGTCGGCGCGGGCCACCGCGAGGGCATCGAGCGATTCCTCGCGAACCCGGAGACGCTCCCACCGATGGAGTCGCTGCGGGGGACCGAGAAGAAGCGCCGGTTCTCGGTGTTCAAGGCGTTCGTCTACCTGCTGACCGTCGGCTACATCGCCTTCTTCTTCCTGCTCGTGATGGCCGGCGTCAACGACCTGTTCCTGCTGAAGCTGTTCGCGGCGTGGTTCCTCTACAACGGCATCTTCGCGTTCGGCCTCGCGAAGCTCGCCGGCGCACGGTGGACGAGCGCGGGCGTCGGCGGCGCGATCGCCTGGCTCACCAGCCTCAACCCGGTGCTCGCACCCGGCTGGTTCGCGGGCTACATGGAGCTCCGCCACGACCCCGTCAACGTCGGTGACATCGCCACCCTCAACGAGATACTCTCCGACGAGGAGAGCCCGCTGCTGGACGTCGTCCGTCGGATGTTCGACGTGCCGCTGTTCAAGCTCATCATGGTCGTCGCCGCGACGAACATCGGGAGTGTCATCGCGAGCTTCAGCTTCCCGGTCGTCGTCCTGCCGTGGCTCGCGCCCGACGAGATCGACACCGTCGACGAACTGATGGCCGTACTGCTGCGTGGTGCCGAGAACAGTCTCGACGTCATCGTGGGGCTGCTATGA
- a CDS encoding NUDIX domain-containing protein, with protein MVNFPPEFCPYCGTALERTSHDDGTFRYCTDCDRPVFHNPVPGTGIVVVDDEELLLVERGVGETAGDWMVPGGHVELGEHPHETAARELREETGLAVDSGDLTLFEARTAETQPGKEIVSLEYAVDREATTGELSAADDAVDAEFWTPDEFASSDESLRPNHADRFGHDDLGVLIAAANWAIR; from the coding sequence ATGGTCAACTTCCCGCCGGAGTTCTGTCCGTACTGTGGGACGGCGCTCGAACGCACGAGTCACGACGACGGCACGTTCCGGTACTGTACCGACTGCGACCGACCGGTGTTCCACAACCCGGTCCCCGGGACGGGTATCGTCGTCGTCGACGATGAGGAGCTCCTGCTCGTCGAGCGCGGAGTGGGCGAGACGGCCGGCGACTGGATGGTCCCCGGGGGACACGTCGAGCTGGGCGAGCATCCACACGAGACCGCCGCCCGCGAGCTCCGGGAGGAGACCGGTCTCGCGGTGGACTCCGGGGACCTGACGCTGTTCGAGGCGCGCACCGCCGAGACCCAGCCCGGGAAGGAGATCGTCTCGCTGGAGTACGCCGTCGACCGCGAGGCGACGACCGGTGAGCTCTCCGCGGCGGACGACGCTGTCGACGCCGAGTTCTGGACGCCCGACGAGTTCGCGAGCAGCGACGAGTCCCTGCGGCCCAACCACGCGGACCGCTTCGGCCACGACGACCTCGGAGTCCTCATCGCGGCCGCGAACTGGGCGATCCGCTGA
- a CDS encoding winged helix-turn-helix domain-containing protein, with protein sequence MEKALWYLLVGTRGGKNRVRIIRSLDERPRNANQLAEAIDVDYNTVRHHLEMLVEHNILEKGGEDYGAMYFLTDQFEHNRETFENVTEHMEET encoded by the coding sequence ATGGAGAAGGCGTTGTGGTACCTACTGGTCGGGACACGCGGCGGGAAGAACCGGGTGCGAATCATCCGGTCGCTCGACGAGCGCCCACGCAACGCCAACCAGCTCGCCGAGGCCATCGACGTGGACTACAACACCGTCCGACACCATCTGGAGATGCTGGTCGAACACAACATCCTCGAGAAGGGCGGTGAGGACTACGGCGCGATGTACTTCCTCACCGACCAGTTCGAGCACAACAGGGAGACGTTCGAGAACGTGACAGAACACATGGAGGAGACATGA
- a CDS encoding class I SAM-dependent DNA methyltransferase encodes MVPDDDPIARDAYDELADSYAEDVRSNAYNAHLEFPATSSMIPDVDGKRILDAGCGTGVYTEYLLDRGAEVVGVDASEEMLAHARDAVGDRAELRQGDLADPLDLDDDSFDGIVSALALGYVEDWERLFAEFARILRPGGFVVFSTGHPLDQFPLDEGGEPADAENYFAVERLTKEWDVPVPYYRRPFSAVVNPLLESGFQLETVVEPRPTDGFREQLPERYEKESRYPVFLCVRASLD; translated from the coding sequence ATGGTTCCCGACGACGACCCCATCGCCAGAGACGCGTACGACGAACTGGCGGACTCGTACGCCGAGGACGTGCGCTCGAACGCCTACAACGCTCACCTGGAGTTCCCCGCCACGTCGTCGATGATCCCGGACGTGGACGGGAAGCGAATCCTCGACGCGGGCTGTGGCACCGGCGTCTACACCGAGTACCTCCTCGACCGGGGAGCCGAGGTCGTCGGCGTCGACGCAAGCGAGGAGATGCTCGCTCACGCCCGCGACGCCGTCGGCGACCGGGCCGAGCTCCGGCAGGGCGACCTCGCCGACCCCCTCGACCTCGATGACGACTCCTTCGACGGCATCGTCAGCGCGCTCGCCCTCGGCTACGTCGAGGACTGGGAGCGGCTGTTCGCCGAGTTCGCCCGAATCCTTCGACCCGGTGGCTTCGTGGTGTTCTCGACGGGCCACCCGCTCGACCAGTTCCCGCTCGACGAGGGCGGCGAGCCGGCCGACGCGGAGAACTACTTCGCGGTCGAGCGGCTGACCAAGGAGTGGGACGTGCCGGTGCCGTACTACCGTCGGCCGTTCTCGGCGGTCGTGAACCCGCTGCTGGAAAGCGGCTTCCAGCTGGAAACCGTGGTCGAACCACGGCCGACGGATGGGTTTCGGGAGCAGCTCCCCGAGCGCTACGAGAAGGAGTCGCGGTACCCGGTGTTCCTCTGCGTGCGGGCGAGCCTGGACTGA
- a CDS encoding metalloprotease has protein sequence MSTTMRSIKETEIRDLLAAWVAISVAFAILAVRSGFGYRQIANLPLSEAVVLCAVTAGVAFLLHELAHKFTAQHFGYPAAFKADYNMLLLAIFSAMVGFLFAAPGAVYHPRTGERESGLIALAGPATNVALLAVFYPLFFFGGFVESIGILGVWINAFLAGFNMIPYGPLDGKKVWNWSKPVFVVSFAVCGSLAAGAFLGYLP, from the coding sequence ATGAGCACGACGATGCGCTCCATCAAGGAGACCGAGATTCGGGACTTGTTAGCTGCTTGGGTGGCAATCTCGGTAGCTTTCGCGATACTCGCAGTCCGTTCCGGTTTCGGTTACCGGCAAATTGCAAATCTACCCCTTTCGGAAGCTGTTGTCCTCTGTGCTGTCACGGCTGGCGTGGCGTTCTTGCTCCACGAACTCGCCCACAAGTTTACAGCCCAACACTTCGGCTATCCGGCGGCGTTCAAGGCCGACTACAACATGCTCCTGCTCGCCATCTTCAGTGCGATGGTGGGCTTCCTCTTCGCCGCTCCAGGAGCCGTATACCACCCTCGTACTGGCGAGCGTGAGAGCGGTCTCATCGCTCTTGCTGGACCAGCGACGAACGTCGCACTGCTCGCGGTGTTCTATCCGTTGTTCTTCTTTGGTGGCTTCGTCGAGAGTATCGGTATCCTGGGCGTCTGGATCAACGCCTTCCTCGCCGGCTTCAACATGATCCCGTACGGCCCGCTCGACGGCAAGAAGGTCTGGAACTGGAGCAAGCCCGTCTTCGTCGTCTCGTTCGCGGTCTGTGGCTCGCTGGCGGCGGGTGCGTTCCTCGGCTACCTGCCCTGA
- a CDS encoding DUF106 domain-containing protein codes for MDTTGDGGWSTADSVAGLLALVLATGYVLSPIQTVVATVWSAVLAPLSVVLPFSALLLLLAGTNGVFTALLQAKLRDSERVEQLQERIEELQTRLREAREADDLSVEDLDDEQLELNRTMLAMLKANVRPLVWSMLVTIPTFLWLRWVFLAPAAGIAPAMVFVPLVGQLSWTATVLGPVKLWLAWYFGASLSTGFVARRVVRRVGVDQ; via the coding sequence ATGGACACAACTGGCGATGGTGGCTGGTCGACAGCGGACAGCGTCGCCGGACTCCTCGCGCTGGTGCTCGCGACCGGCTACGTCCTCTCGCCGATACAGACCGTGGTCGCGACCGTCTGGTCGGCCGTGCTCGCCCCGCTCTCGGTCGTCCTCCCGTTCTCCGCGCTGCTCCTGCTGCTCGCGGGGACGAACGGCGTGTTCACGGCGCTCCTCCAGGCGAAGCTACGCGACTCCGAACGGGTCGAACAGCTCCAGGAGCGCATCGAGGAGCTCCAGACGCGACTGCGCGAGGCGCGCGAGGCGGACGACCTGTCGGTCGAGGACCTCGACGACGAGCAGCTGGAACTGAACCGGACGATGCTCGCGATGCTGAAGGCGAACGTCCGGCCGCTCGTCTGGAGCATGCTGGTCACGATTCCGACGTTCCTCTGGCTGCGCTGGGTGTTCCTCGCACCCGCCGCCGGTATCGCACCGGCGATGGTGTTCGTCCCGCTGGTCGGCCAGCTGTCGTGGACCGCGACCGTGCTCGGACCGGTCAAGCTGTGGCTGGCGTGGTACTTCGGTGCGTCCCTGTCCACGGGCTTCGTCGCCCGGCGGGTGGTCCGACGGGTCGGCGTCGACCAGTGA
- a CDS encoding acyl-CoA thioesterase, with product MPSLTDTYVENRVIVNPNDANNLGAAHGGNVMKWMDEVAAMAAMRFAGEICVTARMDQTNFRRPIPQADIALVRAYVFDAGRTSVKTRVQVFREDPHTAETELTTESYMVFVAIDEDDEPTPVPELTVDTERGQELYDAAVDGEE from the coding sequence ATGCCCAGTCTGACCGATACCTACGTCGAGAACCGCGTCATCGTCAACCCGAACGACGCGAACAACCTCGGCGCGGCCCACGGGGGCAACGTGATGAAGTGGATGGACGAGGTCGCCGCGATGGCCGCGATGCGCTTCGCCGGCGAGATCTGCGTCACGGCGCGGATGGACCAGACGAACTTCCGCCGCCCCATCCCGCAGGCCGACATCGCACTGGTCAGGGCGTACGTCTTCGACGCCGGCCGGACGAGCGTCAAGACCCGCGTCCAGGTGTTCCGGGAGGACCCACACACCGCCGAGACGGAGCTGACCACGGAGTCGTACATGGTCTTCGTCGCCATCGACGAGGACGACGAGCCGACGCCGGTCCCCGAGCTGACCGTCGACACGGAGCGCGGCCAGGAGCTGTACGACGCCGCGGTCGACGGCGAGGAGTAG
- a CDS encoding rubrerythrin-like domain-containing protein, with amino-acid sequence MVRTDPYTPTHAEYECVRCGARFDSADATCDSPLCDGEVRNVAVSRE; translated from the coding sequence ATGGTGCGAACAGACCCATACACACCGACCCACGCCGAGTACGAGTGCGTCCGCTGTGGCGCACGATTCGACTCGGCGGACGCGACCTGCGACAGCCCGCTCTGTGACGGCGAGGTCCGCAACGTCGCCGTCTCACGGGAGTAG